The genomic stretch GACAAGATCAACCGAAAGAACACAGAATAATTGTCCATAGGGACAGTCATCCAAGACTCCGATGACAGTATGTGTGACAATGGACAAGGCCAAGTatcctccctcaacgccaATCCTAATGCAAGCAAGAGAACACCACTTCCTAATGACAACGTGTAGAAATATTCAAGCAACgacaccctcaacccccccaagaAATCTCCTGACTCTTCCAAGTTCAAGCTCGCCCTTCTCCGACTCGACAGCTTTCGTCAAAGTTTCGAGCAGCCGGTCGACTTCTGCCTCTGGCCGGCGTGTGCAGAGTGAGACAAGTTTCCGGTACTGCAGCTCCCGCTGCTTGCTCCGTGCTTTCAGTCTACCAACCATGTGTCGTGTCTGCTCCCCTCTGGCGTGAACCGCCCTGATTCTGGCACGCAACACGGCGGCACTAGGGAGACGAGCAGCGGGATGTGGCTTGTCCGCGTCGGCGGCGAGGTGGCCGTCCACTCCGGTGTCGTcggctgcttgctgctttGCTTCGGTGAGAACCGCCCTGAGTTCGGCGGCCCAGTCCTGCTCAGGCCCAAGATTGTCGACGGAGACACGGTGTTGCTGTACGAGTTGACGAAGTCCcatttcctcctcctcacagGCCAGCGCAAGGTTGGAGGCTTTTTGACGGGCGAGCTGCTGGGCAGTAAGCTTCTCTTGAAGAGCTTCTAGGTTGCGGCGAGCCTCGCCAACCTGAGCCGAGGTTGTGCGCAAAGATCCGTGAAGCGCGTCGATAGCgtcttgcttcttcttgagttCGCCCTGGAACTGAGAGGTTGACTCGTTGATAAGATGAGAGATGGCTGAGGTTCGAGTCAGTAAGGATGTCGCATGACGAGGCAAGGAAATTAACCCACAGTTGACAACCTCGTCGCTATTCTCCCTGCTCTTCTGTCTCGACCCCTGAGGAGCGTTTCTCTCCCCGGTCTCGCCACTGGCAGAGTGTCCATCTGCCAGCCCAATGCCAAAATCCAAGGGACGTAAACCGGCGGTATTGGCGATTTCAGGGTCTGCGCCAACCTCGATGAGTTGTGAGATGATGCTTCGGTTGCCCACACGCGCTGCCACGTTCAGGGCCGTGTCACCTCGGTTGTCTTGTGCGTTGACAATCTCTCCCATGAACCGACCAATGTTCATTCTTGACGAGGCAAGCCCGTTGCTTCCATAAGACTGGCTCTGACTGCTTGGATTGCTCCCTTGGCGGACCACCCACTCAAGTAAGCTCTCAAGATAGTACCGGGTGCATACATTCCTACCTTGTACCGCACTGACGAGGGCAATGTGATGCAGCACCGTCCTGCCCTTGTCATCTCTCACATCCAGGGTACCGCCCAGGATGTCCAGAAGATCGGGGAAGCACCCGTGTTCCATGGAATTGGTGGCATTACAAGCCCTCATCAGGGCCGTTTCTCCGGATGCGTTCACACGGAATGGACTAGATCCCGCCTCCACGAGGGCTCTTAAGAGCGGCATCCGGGCAAGAGTGGCAGCCCAGATGAGGGCTGTGTTGCTCTGAGCATCAATGGGACCGTCAAGTTCTTGCGGGATCATGTTGCGGAGGATGCTCTTTTGGTTTTCGTCAGGGCCGGCCGTGTTGAGGAACAGCTGCATCAGCATGCTGCGTttcgcctcggcctcgggaGCTGTTTCGTATGGCAGCGGACGCAGCGGACCAGGAGCATACTCCGGCTCGTTCCGGGAATAGATGAACGACTCGTTCGGCTCGGTGGGTGACCCGGGAAAGTTCTCGGCGTAGGGGTTCATACTTGGATATGTCGGGGTGAGCCCTCCAAAACTGTGAGCGGGTGTGAGAATTCTTTGCCTCTTGCGCGCAGGCTCGACCGTCTCGTTGACCACCGGCTGTGTCTCTTGAGAACCAAAGGCGGATTCGGGGGCCCCATAGTTGGACACAAAACTGTGCTGGGAGTTTGGTGGGAAGTCACCAGCATCTTGCATGGACGGCTGGCGTTGGAAGCTGGGAGCGCGAGACGGAGGGTTGCGATTTCTGGGAGCGGGCGACTCGAACCTGGCTTTGCTAATAGCATTGATAGCATGGGATGCGGTTGACGAAATGCTCTTGAAGAATGTGCCACCCTGTTGAACACCACCTCCGCGGCTCTCCTGAGAGCTTGCGTTGTACAGACGCTTCCTCTGGGCAGCCATGGCCTGTTCTTTTGTTGGCGTGTCGACATCGGGGGCGCTTCCTCCATCTTGGCCCCGCTTGTGGGTGAGAAGTGCATGGAGCACCTCGTGGACGCCATACTGACGGCAAACCTCGAGACCGCGTTCAAAAGGGATCCATGTGCCCTGGTATTTCCCGTAGCCACCCTGAACCTTTTCATGCTCGCCCGTCTGGATCTCCTTTTCCAAGATTTTTGTCCGGCGTCCCTTTTCCACCCCTGCCACCTTTAGGATTTGTGTCGCATTGAGCCAGCCATCACTCTGGCGGCGCATGACGGTAATGCCATTGGCTTCGG from Podospora pseudopauciseta strain CBS 411.78 chromosome 3, whole genome shotgun sequence encodes the following:
- the SWI6 gene encoding transcriptional regulator swi6 (COG:S; EggNog:ENOG503NV0N), with protein sequence MQLSQQMTASQQSHQYPQPSSQQPFSMSQPSSQTLNLQSSYRQYTDPTPQPAEHVMPIYSALYSGVGVYETEANGITVMRRQSDGWLNATQILKVAGVEKGRRTKILEKEIQTGEHEKVQGGYGKYQGTWIPFERGLEVCRQYGVHEVLHALLTHKRGQDGGSAPDVDTPTKEQAMAAQRKRLYNASSQESRGGGVQQGGTFFKSISSTASHAINAISKARFESPAPRNRNPPSRAPSFQRQPSMQDAGDFPPNSQHSFVSNYGAPESAFGSQETQPVVNETVEPARKRQRILTPAHSFGGLTPTYPSMNPYAENFPGSPTEPNESFIYSRNEPEYAPGPLRPLPYETAPEAEAKRSMLMQLFLNTAGPDENQKSILRNMIPQELDGPIDAQSNTALIWAATLARMPLLRALVEAGSSPFRVNASGETALMRACNATNSMEHGCFPDLLDILGGTLDVRDDKGRTVLHHIALVSAVQGRNVCTRYYLESLLEWVVRQGSNPSSQSQSYGSNGLASSRMNIGRFMGEIVNAQDNRGDTALNVAARVGNRSIISQLIEVGADPEIANTAGLRPLDFGIGLADGHSASGETGERNAPQGSRQKSRENSDEVVNSISHLINESTSQFQGELKKKQDAIDALHGSLRTTSAQVGEARRNLEALQEKLTAQQLARQKASNLALACEEEEMGLRQLVQQHRVSVDNLGPEQDWAAELRAVLTEAKQQAADDTGVDGHLAADADKPHPAARLPSAAVLRARIRAVHARGEQTRHMVGRLKARSKQRELQYRKLVSLCTRRPEAEVDRLLETLTKAVESEKGELELGRVRRFLGGVEGVVA